In a single window of the Tellurirhabdus bombi genome:
- a CDS encoding formylglycine-generating enzyme family protein, translated as MFKISFWGCLFFLLTGLVQAQTPELKSYTQDIPGSKLKYDLVAIPGGTFMMGSPATEKGRKADEGPQHSVKIEPFWMGKMEITWDLYDLFAFHNMEKEMAAQNPGFDLAKTDASTRPSPPYVDMSFGMGRAGYPAINMTQYAAIHFCAWLYAKTGIFYRLPTEAEWEYACRAGTKTAYSFGDDPKMMDQYGWNKSNSNGAYKQVGKKKPNPWGLHDMHGNVMEWTLDQYYPDYYAKKAKGTVKEPYAKVTVLYPNAVRGGSWDDDAVVARSASRIPSDPSWKILDPQTPKSEWWLTSASFVGFRVVRPLVKPSEEEIKAYYNPPLMEDY; from the coding sequence ATGTTTAAAATTTCTTTTTGGGGCTGTTTGTTCTTTCTGCTTACCGGCTTAGTACAGGCTCAAACACCAGAGTTAAAGTCATATACGCAGGACATTCCGGGAAGTAAACTAAAATACGACCTGGTGGCTATTCCGGGGGGAACGTTTATGATGGGGAGTCCGGCAACCGAGAAAGGCCGAAAAGCCGACGAAGGACCGCAGCATTCTGTAAAAATTGAGCCGTTCTGGATGGGCAAGATGGAAATTACCTGGGATTTATACGACCTGTTCGCTTTTCACAACATGGAAAAGGAAATGGCCGCCCAGAATCCCGGCTTCGATCTGGCCAAAACCGATGCCTCGACACGCCCTAGTCCGCCTTATGTGGATATGTCTTTTGGCATGGGCCGGGCGGGTTATCCGGCCATCAACATGACGCAATACGCGGCCATTCATTTTTGCGCCTGGCTCTACGCCAAGACCGGCATTTTCTACCGTCTTCCAACCGAAGCGGAATGGGAATATGCTTGCCGGGCAGGCACCAAAACGGCTTATTCTTTTGGTGATGATCCGAAGATGATGGATCAGTACGGATGGAACAAAAGCAATAGTAACGGTGCTTACAAGCAGGTCGGCAAGAAAAAACCGAACCCCTGGGGCCTGCACGACATGCACGGCAACGTTATGGAATGGACGCTGGATCAATATTATCCAGACTACTATGCCAAAAAAGCCAAAGGTACTGTAAAGGAGCCTTACGCTAAAGTAACAGTTCTGTATCCAAACGCCGTACGCGGTGGTTCGTGGGACGATGATGCCGTTGTGGCACGTTCCGCCTCCCGTATTCCGTCTGATCCGTCGTGGAAGATTCTTGACCCCCAAACGCCTAAAAGTGAATGGTGGCTTACCAGCGCCTCCTTTGTAGGCTTCCGGGTGGTACGGCCTCTGGTAAAACCGAGCGAAGAGGAGATTAAGGCGTATTACAACCCGCCGTTGATGGAAGATTACTAA
- the abc-f gene encoding ribosomal protection-like ABC-F family protein yields the protein MNILSAENIAKSYGDKFLFRQVTFGLSRGDKVAIVGANGTGKSTMLSILAGLQPPDEGLVSTRKDITVGVLEQQPHLDDALTVLEVVLSGDNPALVAIREYEQALANENHQALDRAMQQMEALKAWDFETQMKQVLGVLGIHDVSQRIATLSGGQRKRVALARVLIESPDLLILDEPTNHLDLETIEWLEGYLTTQNQSLLMVTHDRYFLDKVCNQIVELDRETLFSYKGNYAYYLEKKEEREAIAAAEVDKAKNLFRRELDWMRRQPKARGTKAQYRVDAFEDIKDKAHQKLGKSELELNIRTQRIGSKIIELENVSKQFDDKVLLDHFTYTFRKADRIGIIGKNGMGKTTLLNMITGEIRPDSGKISTGGTIKIGYYTQSDLNIPENQRVIDVVQDVAEVMKLGTGETVTASQFLQHFLFDRKKQYDYVHKLSGGEKRRLQLLLVLVQNPNFLILDEPTNDLDITTLNVLEEFLLSFPGCILLVSHDRYFMDRLVEHTFVFEGNGKIRDYPGNYTDYREWKAEQPVERPVVERKTDEKPKAEPATNAPVSPAAKKKLSFKEQKEYESLEKEIESLEQRKEEVIGLLNGGTGDHEQLTNWAREIEQLDQQISNKSDRWLELAEYL from the coding sequence ATGAATATTCTTTCTGCTGAAAATATTGCCAAATCATACGGCGACAAATTTTTGTTTCGTCAGGTGACATTTGGTTTAAGTCGGGGTGATAAAGTGGCTATTGTAGGAGCCAATGGAACGGGAAAGTCAACCATGCTGTCAATTCTGGCGGGCTTGCAACCGCCCGATGAAGGCTTGGTGTCAACGCGCAAAGACATTACGGTGGGCGTGCTGGAACAGCAGCCGCACCTGGACGATGCCCTGACGGTGCTGGAAGTAGTGTTGTCGGGCGACAACCCGGCGCTGGTGGCCATTCGGGAATACGAACAGGCGCTGGCCAATGAAAACCACCAGGCGCTGGACCGAGCCATGCAGCAGATGGAAGCCCTGAAAGCCTGGGACTTCGAGACCCAGATGAAGCAGGTGCTGGGCGTTTTGGGCATTCACGATGTTTCGCAACGCATTGCCACCCTCTCGGGAGGGCAGCGCAAACGGGTGGCTTTGGCCCGGGTGCTGATCGAAAGTCCAGACCTGCTGATTCTGGATGAGCCAACCAACCACCTCGATCTGGAGACCATTGAGTGGCTGGAAGGTTACCTGACTACCCAGAATCAGTCCCTTCTGATGGTAACGCACGACCGCTATTTTCTGGATAAAGTCTGTAACCAGATCGTCGAGCTGGACCGCGAAACGCTCTTTAGTTACAAAGGCAATTATGCCTATTACCTAGAGAAAAAAGAAGAACGGGAGGCCATTGCAGCGGCGGAGGTAGACAAAGCGAAAAACCTGTTTCGGCGCGAGCTGGACTGGATGCGCCGCCAGCCTAAAGCACGCGGCACCAAAGCCCAATACCGGGTTGATGCCTTCGAGGACATCAAAGACAAAGCCCACCAGAAACTGGGTAAGAGCGAACTGGAGCTGAACATCCGGACGCAACGAATCGGCAGTAAAATCATCGAGTTGGAGAATGTCAGCAAGCAGTTTGACGACAAAGTGCTGCTTGATCATTTTACGTATACCTTCCGCAAGGCCGACCGCATTGGCATCATCGGCAAAAACGGGATGGGAAAAACAACCCTCCTGAACATGATCACGGGCGAAATTCGACCTGATTCGGGGAAAATTTCAACCGGCGGAACCATCAAAATCGGGTATTACACCCAGAGTGACCTGAACATCCCTGAAAATCAGCGGGTCATTGATGTGGTACAGGACGTGGCGGAAGTAATGAAGCTGGGAACGGGCGAAACGGTAACCGCCTCGCAGTTTTTGCAGCATTTTCTGTTCGACCGGAAAAAGCAGTACGATTACGTGCACAAGCTATCCGGTGGGGAAAAGCGCCGTTTGCAACTGCTGCTGGTACTGGTACAAAATCCAAACTTCCTGATTCTTGATGAGCCAACGAACGACCTGGACATCACGACCTTGAACGTGCTGGAAGAGTTTTTACTCTCATTCCCCGGCTGTATTTTGCTGGTATCGCACGACCGTTACTTTATGGATCGGCTGGTAGAGCATACGTTTGTATTTGAAGGCAACGGCAAGATTCGGGATTATCCGGGCAACTATACCGACTACCGGGAGTGGAAAGCCGAGCAACCCGTGGAACGCCCTGTAGTAGAACGAAAAACGGACGAAAAACCGAAAGCCGAACCGGCTACCAACGCGCCAGTTAGCCCAGCCGCAAAGAAGAAACTTTCGTTTAAAGAGCAGAAAGAATATGAGTCGCTGGAAAAAGAAATTGAATCGCTGGAACAACGGAAAGAAGAAGTAATCGGTCTGCTAAACGGCGGAACAGGCGATCATGAACAACTCACGAACTGGGCGCGGGAGATTGAGCAATTGGATCAGCAGATTTCCAATAAATCAGACCGCTGGCTGGAACTGGCTGAGTATTTGTAA
- a CDS encoding DedA family protein: MEQITDFFQYLLNSEEIIRTGGLVLIALIIFVENGLFFGFFLPGDYLLFLSGVFAGTKILDVPLLVLLGCIFAAAVLGSLVGYLTGYVFGDRLQNRPDSLFFKKKHIETTREYFLKYGSRTLVIARFLPVVRTFAPILSGLIHMDFKYFMLYNVLGGAIWTLSLVGGGYYFGEKFPWIVDYVHWVILFFLAITTFTVVRGYLNARKEMTQEKETV; this comes from the coding sequence ATGGAGCAGATTACGGACTTTTTTCAATATTTACTGAACTCCGAGGAAATAATCCGAACTGGTGGTTTAGTGCTGATTGCGTTAATTATTTTCGTGGAAAACGGTCTGTTTTTTGGCTTTTTCCTGCCAGGTGACTATTTACTGTTTTTGTCTGGTGTCTTTGCAGGAACAAAAATATTAGACGTGCCTTTGCTGGTACTGCTGGGATGTATTTTCGCGGCGGCAGTGCTAGGGTCACTGGTTGGCTACCTGACTGGCTACGTATTTGGTGACCGGCTCCAAAATCGCCCGGATTCGCTGTTTTTCAAGAAAAAGCATATTGAAACCACGCGTGAATATTTTCTGAAGTACGGCAGCCGGACGTTGGTGATCGCCCGTTTTTTGCCCGTAGTCCGCACGTTTGCGCCCATTCTGTCGGGCCTGATTCACATGGATTTCAAATATTTTATGCTGTACAACGTCCTTGGCGGCGCTATTTGGACCCTATCGTTAGTCGGTGGCGGTTACTATTTCGGCGAAAAGTTTCCTTGGATTGTTGATTACGTTCACTGGGTGATTCTGTTTTTCCTCGCGATCACAACCTTTACCGTTGTTCGTGGCTACCTCAACGCTCGCAAGGAAATGACCCAAGAAAAAGAAACGGTTTGA
- a CDS encoding gamma carbonic anhydrase family protein, whose amino-acid sequence MALIKPVRGISPQFGENCWLADNATVVGEVVMGKNCTAWFNAVVRGDVNSITIGDYSNIQDGAVIHCTYQKYKTTIGNYVSIAHNAIVHGCTIEDKVLIGMGAIVMDGAVVGTGSIIAAGAIVTQHTKVPPGTVYAGNPARFLKNITPELEEIFMRTANNYVMYAEWFK is encoded by the coding sequence ATGGCCTTAATAAAACCAGTTCGCGGAATCAGTCCGCAGTTTGGCGAAAATTGTTGGTTAGCTGATAACGCCACCGTTGTCGGCGAAGTTGTGATGGGCAAAAATTGTACCGCCTGGTTCAATGCCGTGGTTCGGGGCGATGTCAATTCGATCACGATTGGCGACTATTCTAACATTCAGGACGGTGCTGTTATTCATTGTACTTATCAAAAATACAAAACCACCATTGGCAACTACGTCTCTATTGCGCACAACGCCATCGTACACGGTTGTACCATTGAAGACAAAGTTCTGATCGGGATGGGCGCGATTGTAATGGATGGTGCCGTTGTCGGAACTGGATCTATTATTGCGGCTGGAGCCATTGTCACGCAACATACCAAAGTGCCGCCAGGAACCGTATACGCCGGAAACCCCGCCCGCTTTCTGAAAAACATAACGCCCGAACTAGAAGAGATTTTTATGCGAACCGCCAATAATTACGTCATGTACGCGGAATGGTTTAAATAA
- a CDS encoding SLBB domain-containing protein: MSNTNQRGYSSRLSFYSRLSVRYVYLFGLALLFLTINTVAQQPNRSSSRVDQLSDEQVQEFYRRAQASGLNEMQIEQAALSQGFTMTDIAKMRQRLTKLRQQSGQSGNRTGMGGEQYTEIDTARGRYQQGRLSERVYLPDSLDFFRRDSIKKPVVFGASLFKNATLSFEPNLRIATPRNYQIGPDDELSVEIYGNSTDNFKLRVSPEGTVRVLNLGPIAVSGQTIEKAEQLIVGRLRSAYQGLNRPGSGTYASVTLGNIRTIRVTLVGEVVRPGTYSISSLATTFNALYLAGGPNPETGSFRDIKVIRGNRTVKTIDLYDFLLRGDQSDNVRLQDGDVIRVNDYSARIELAGEVKRPAIYEIKAGENLKTVLAFAGGFSDKAYTASVTLRRNTAREMRVATITQEQLATFTPQSGDKYTVGEILKRYENRIQVTGAVMRPGEYALDNDITTVRSLLQRAEGLRKDAFLNRALLFRERENMDLEVVPFDVGRLMRTEIADIPLIRQDSIHVFAIRDLRETYEVIIQGAVNQPDTFQFANNLSVADLIAMAGGFQEGATPSRIEVARRIREDSAGIKNFETVRVFRFDLDRNLRLDGTGPDGIPNQFILHPFDIVYVRTAPQYEEQQNVHIYGEVIHPGNYAIQSRSERISDLIQRAGGLKPDAFLRGAQFIRNREKVAIDIRAIVQNPNIEGNLLLESKDSLMIPTRQETVRIEGAVLNPSVVNFTTGYSFDDYITQAGGFTENARKNKAYVTYANGQKDRTMKNALFTRRRPKVEPGSTIVVPFKPLTERLSATERVAIFSVLGTLAATTATILINLLR, encoded by the coding sequence ATGTCTAATACTAATCAGCGCGGTTATTCTAGTCGTTTATCGTTTTATTCCCGGCTTTCTGTTCGGTATGTCTATCTTTTTGGCCTTGCACTGCTTTTTCTGACGATCAACACCGTTGCGCAGCAGCCAAACCGTTCTTCGTCGCGGGTCGATCAGTTGAGTGACGAACAGGTTCAGGAATTTTACCGTCGTGCGCAGGCAAGCGGGCTGAATGAGATGCAGATCGAGCAGGCGGCGCTCTCTCAGGGCTTTACCATGACCGACATTGCCAAAATGCGGCAACGGCTTACCAAACTACGGCAGCAGTCAGGCCAGTCGGGCAACCGGACTGGTATGGGAGGGGAGCAATATACGGAAATCGACACGGCCCGTGGTCGGTACCAGCAAGGACGGCTTTCGGAGCGGGTTTACTTGCCCGACAGTTTGGATTTTTTTCGGAGAGACAGCATTAAAAAGCCGGTTGTTTTTGGCGCCTCTTTATTCAAGAATGCAACGCTGAGCTTTGAGCCTAATCTGCGCATTGCGACGCCTCGGAATTACCAGATCGGGCCAGATGATGAATTAAGTGTCGAAATCTACGGCAACTCAACGGATAATTTCAAGTTACGGGTTAGCCCGGAAGGAACCGTCCGCGTCTTGAACTTAGGCCCCATCGCTGTAAGTGGCCAAACCATTGAAAAAGCGGAGCAATTGATTGTGGGTCGGCTGCGGTCTGCCTACCAGGGACTAAATCGGCCCGGTAGCGGTACGTATGCTTCTGTTACGTTAGGCAACATTCGCACCATTCGGGTGACGCTGGTAGGCGAGGTTGTCCGTCCGGGAACCTACAGCATATCCTCGCTGGCTACAACTTTTAATGCGCTTTATCTGGCAGGAGGACCCAATCCAGAAACGGGTTCTTTCCGGGATATTAAAGTAATTCGGGGTAATCGGACCGTTAAAACCATCGACTTGTACGATTTTCTGCTGCGTGGCGATCAGAGCGACAATGTTCGTTTGCAGGATGGCGATGTGATTCGCGTGAATGATTACAGTGCCCGGATTGAGCTGGCCGGGGAAGTGAAACGCCCCGCGATTTACGAAATCAAAGCGGGCGAAAACCTGAAAACCGTGCTGGCTTTTGCTGGTGGATTTTCCGATAAAGCTTACACGGCCTCCGTAACCTTGCGCCGGAACACAGCGCGTGAAATGCGTGTGGCGACCATTACCCAGGAGCAGTTGGCGACTTTTACGCCGCAGAGCGGAGATAAATATACGGTGGGCGAAATCCTGAAACGCTACGAAAACCGCATTCAGGTTACCGGCGCAGTGATGCGGCCCGGTGAATATGCACTGGATAACGACATCACGACGGTTCGGTCGCTGCTTCAGCGGGCGGAAGGCTTGCGGAAGGACGCCTTCCTGAACCGGGCTTTGCTTTTCCGGGAGCGCGAAAACATGGATCTGGAAGTTGTTCCGTTTGATGTGGGGCGGCTTATGCGTACCGAAATCGCTGATATTCCTTTAATCCGTCAGGACAGCATTCACGTTTTTGCTATTCGCGATTTGCGGGAAACTTACGAAGTCATTATTCAGGGAGCGGTGAACCAGCCCGACACTTTTCAGTTTGCCAACAACCTGAGTGTGGCAGATCTGATTGCGATGGCGGGTGGCTTTCAGGAAGGGGCTACGCCGTCGCGGATTGAAGTGGCCCGGCGCATTCGTGAAGACAGCGCGGGCATTAAAAACTTCGAAACGGTTCGGGTATTCCGTTTCGACCTCGACCGGAATCTGCGGTTAGACGGGACCGGCCCTGATGGAATACCCAATCAATTTATCCTGCATCCATTTGACATTGTGTATGTGCGGACGGCTCCCCAATACGAAGAGCAGCAAAATGTGCACATTTACGGCGAGGTTATTCATCCGGGAAATTACGCCATTCAAAGCCGCAGTGAGCGTATTTCGGATTTGATTCAGCGGGCGGGTGGCCTAAAGCCAGATGCCTTTTTGCGGGGAGCACAATTTATTCGGAATAGAGAAAAAGTAGCCATTGATATTCGGGCCATTGTTCAGAATCCAAATATTGAAGGAAACTTGTTGCTGGAAAGCAAAGACTCCCTGATGATCCCGACCCGGCAGGAAACCGTTCGCATCGAAGGAGCGGTTTTGAACCCTTCCGTTGTTAATTTTACAACCGGTTATTCGTTTGATGATTACATCACGCAGGCGGGTGGATTTACGGAGAATGCCCGCAAAAATAAGGCTTACGTAACCTACGCCAACGGTCAGAAAGACCGGACGATGAAGAATGCCCTGTTTACGCGTCGGCGTCCTAAAGTAGAGCCCGGTTCAACCATCGTCGTGCCGTTCAAGCCGTTGACAGAACGTCTATCAGCAACGGAGCGGGTGGCTATTTTTTCAGTACTTGGTACCCTGGCAGCCACCACAGCTACCATCCTTATCAACTTGTTACGGTAA
- a CDS encoding GNVR domain-containing protein, producing MSTTELKQRDEVDVRDNVIELRLSDIFDFLRDNRLKLLLFGLVGAVIGAVYGFSKPNEYKSQVAVLPELQSKTPGSSMGGLSSLAGLAGIDLNSLSGSGTDAIRPDLYPNVLQSFPFALYLLKQPVYSHNFNKTMTLSAYLKEQAGKGLFGGSGEEEQTVYDPKNFSKAIQVTKNQDRQVQDILARIGTIFDKKTGIITIEATLPDPVVAATVARFSLEYLTNYVTSYRTEKARSQSNFLNRRVAEARRRYQSAEYALENYRDRNRSLYSNVAKLEEQRLQADFMLAQGVYNDLSKQLEQAKIKVQEETPVFKMLEPARVPLQKSGPKRTLIILYMAIGGVVVGTLWTLFQSWRKSGSF from the coding sequence ATGAGCACAACTGAACTCAAGCAACGGGACGAAGTTGACGTGCGCGATAACGTAATTGAGCTGCGGCTATCCGATATTTTTGATTTTTTAAGGGACAACCGGCTCAAGCTGTTACTTTTTGGCCTGGTCGGGGCCGTTATTGGGGCTGTTTATGGCTTTTCTAAGCCTAATGAATACAAATCGCAGGTAGCTGTATTGCCTGAGTTACAGTCAAAAACGCCGGGTAGTTCAATGGGGGGGCTAAGTTCGTTGGCGGGGCTGGCGGGCATTGATCTGAACAGTCTTTCGGGAAGCGGTACTGATGCTATTCGTCCAGACTTATATCCGAATGTCCTGCAAAGCTTTCCGTTTGCGCTCTACCTGCTGAAGCAACCGGTTTATTCGCACAATTTCAATAAAACGATGACGTTGTCGGCCTATTTAAAAGAGCAGGCTGGTAAGGGGCTTTTTGGCGGATCGGGCGAAGAAGAACAGACCGTTTATGATCCAAAGAATTTCAGCAAGGCAATTCAGGTTACCAAAAACCAGGATCGTCAGGTACAGGATATTTTGGCCCGCATTGGAACTATTTTTGACAAAAAGACAGGAATCATTACCATCGAGGCCACATTGCCCGATCCGGTCGTGGCCGCCACCGTGGCGCGTTTTTCGCTGGAGTACCTAACCAATTATGTGACCAGTTACCGCACCGAAAAAGCCCGCAGTCAATCGAACTTCTTAAATCGCCGCGTGGCTGAGGCTCGCCGTCGCTACCAATCGGCTGAATACGCTCTGGAAAACTACCGCGACCGCAACCGGAGCCTGTATTCCAACGTGGCTAAACTGGAAGAACAGCGATTACAAGCTGATTTTATGCTGGCCCAGGGCGTCTACAACGATTTATCCAAACAACTAGAGCAGGCCAAAATCAAAGTTCAGGAGGAGACACCGGTTTTCAAAATGCTGGAGCCCGCTCGGGTACCTCTGCAAAAAAGTGGCCCTAAAAGAACCCTGATTATCCTGTATATGGCCATTGGTGGGGTAGTTGTAGGTACCTTGTGGACCTTGTTTCAAAGCTGGCGTAAGTCTGGCTCTTTCTGA
- a CDS encoding flippase translates to MIDATPRKLSQNTAKALINAGWVFFDRIFRMAAGMLIGVWLARYLGPEQFGQLNYATVFPAILLPVASLGLATVLVTELITKKLASTDELLSTAFFLRLLAGLVSFLAIGVAAYLFYGDQPTLVYMILFSASTLVFQSADVIDLFFQAEVQARRSVLAKSVVFLFSTLLRAYLLIVQADLLAFSALILFDAGLTALSLFVFYGRYRSESFLHWRFNARLAQQLFQAAWPLMISDFFIFIYMRADQFMLESLASSAELGRYSAALRLSEVWYFIAAALVSSFYPSILQLREKDEAAFLKGYQQLLSLLAFISIGIAVGTLFFADMLVDLLFGNQYEGVAQILIVHIWAGVFVFLGVGTSNWFVLYGRQRFMLYKTIAGAGVNVALNGILIPKYGAVGASVATLLAYMLSAYLLNYFSKDSRIIFRMQSIAILDAFRLRALRDALQRFNY, encoded by the coding sequence ATGATTGACGCCACGCCACGCAAGCTGAGCCAGAATACCGCCAAGGCATTGATTAATGCGGGATGGGTGTTTTTCGACCGCATTTTTCGGATGGCGGCGGGCATGCTGATTGGCGTCTGGCTGGCACGGTATCTGGGTCCGGAGCAATTTGGGCAACTGAATTATGCGACCGTATTCCCGGCTATTTTGCTGCCCGTAGCCAGCCTGGGTTTAGCGACTGTTTTGGTCACTGAGTTGATTACCAAGAAACTAGCGTCTACCGATGAGCTACTCAGTACGGCTTTTTTCCTAAGGCTTCTGGCGGGCTTGGTTTCCTTTCTAGCCATTGGTGTTGCTGCCTATTTGTTTTATGGCGATCAGCCGACGCTGGTTTACATGATTTTGTTTTCGGCTTCGACGCTGGTTTTTCAAAGTGCGGATGTAATCGATCTGTTTTTTCAGGCGGAGGTACAGGCCCGGCGGTCGGTGCTGGCAAAGTCTGTTGTGTTTTTGTTCTCTACGCTGCTTCGTGCCTATCTACTTATTGTACAGGCTGATTTGCTGGCTTTTTCAGCCCTCATTTTGTTTGATGCCGGGTTAACTGCCTTGTCATTATTCGTCTTCTACGGGCGATACCGCTCCGAATCTTTTCTTCACTGGCGCTTTAACGCACGGCTTGCCCAGCAACTATTTCAGGCCGCGTGGCCACTGATGATCAGCGATTTTTTTATTTTTATTTACATGCGGGCTGATCAGTTTATGCTCGAAAGTCTGGCAAGCAGTGCTGAGCTGGGGCGGTACAGCGCTGCCTTGCGCTTATCGGAGGTATGGTATTTTATTGCGGCGGCGCTGGTCTCGTCTTTTTATCCGTCTATTCTCCAACTGAGAGAAAAAGACGAGGCTGCCTTCCTGAAGGGATACCAGCAGTTATTAAGTTTGCTGGCCTTTATTAGTATTGGTATCGCTGTCGGGACTTTATTTTTTGCTGATATGCTGGTCGATCTGTTGTTTGGCAATCAATACGAAGGCGTAGCGCAAATTCTGATCGTGCATATCTGGGCGGGTGTGTTTGTCTTTTTGGGCGTAGGGACTTCCAACTGGTTTGTGCTGTATGGTCGGCAGCGATTCATGCTTTACAAAACCATTGCCGGCGCAGGGGTGAATGTTGCCCTGAATGGTATTCTTATTCCTAAATACGGAGCGGTTGGTGCTTCGGTAGCGACCTTATTGGCTTATATGCTATCGGCCTATCTGCTGAATTATTTCTCGAAAGACAGTCGGATTATTTTTCGGATGCAGTCGATAGCCATTCTGGATGCTTTCCGACTGAGAGCCTTGCGGGATGCGCTACAGCGGTTTAATTATTGA